A stretch of the Gossypium hirsutum isolate 1008001.06 chromosome D07, Gossypium_hirsutum_v2.1, whole genome shotgun sequence genome encodes the following:
- the LOC107956240 gene encoding auxin-induced in root cultures protein 12 yields the protein MGSLFTPLLLPLFCLCLTLISPTHSTDCSSLKLSGGKKQYSNCTHLPTLNATLHFTYNATNSSLSIAFSAPPAKAGGWIAWAVNPTGTGMAGSQALLAFKNNGSMVVKTYNISSYSSIVEGKLSFDVWDLEAEAGSDGKMVLYGSLKVEESAEKLNQVWQVGPGIADGHPMKHEFDKANLGSVGELQLVEKLTPSSPSPSPQVANANSGYGLRVTQLNVGFWILGLIYFIVFM from the coding sequence atggggTCTCTTTTTACTCCTCTGCTCCTTCCACTCTTTTGTCTTTGCCTTACTCTAATCTCACCCACACATTCCACTGATTGTTCATCGCTCAAACTCTCCGGTGGCAAAAAACAATACTCCAATTGCACCCACCTCCCCACCTTGAACGCAACCCTCCATTTCACCTACAATGCCACCAACTCTTCCCTTTCCATAGCCTTCTCAGCACCTCCGGCTAAAGCCGGCGGTTGGATTGCTTGGGCCGTCAACCCCACGGGGACAGGCATGGCAGGTTCACAAGCCCTCCTGGCTTTCAAAAACAATGGATCTATGGTTGTTAAAACCTACAACATAAGCTCCTACAGTTCCATTGTGGAAGGGAAGCTTTCTTTCGATGTTTGGGACTTGGAAGCCGAAGCCGGCAGCGATGGGAAGATGGTTTTATATGGTTCATTGAAAGTGGAGGAAAGTGCGGAGAAGTTGAACCAGGTGTGGCAAGTTGGGCCAGGGATCGCTGATGGTCACCCGATGAAGCATGAGTTTGATAAAGCCAATCTGGGTTCCGTGGGAGAGTTGCAGCTGGTGGAGAAACTCACTCCATCATCCCCTTCACCATCTCCACAGGTTGCTAATGCTAACTCGGGATATGGGTTGAGGGTTACCCAATTAAATGTAGGATTTTGGATCCTGGGTTTGATTTACttcatagttttcatgtga
- the LOC107954972 gene encoding protein NRT1/ PTR FAMILY 4.2: MIWIQENLGWNWGFKISVVTLSVALCIFSMGFPVYRYKRPGGSPLIRIFKVLASAIANRKASLPEAENTQIYGEKRNHDKFRFLNKALMGESVASTEVEETKTFIGLLPIFASTIMMNCCLAQLMTFSVQQGNIMNRSLNSFKIPTQSLSVFPLSIMLTSIPIYEYFVRMFRSKNNHHPGILNVFQPLRRIGLGLALASGSMAAAAVVEAKRREAANDDVVLSVFWLGWQYLLLGVSDMLTLGGMLEFFYSEAPDTMRSMSTALSWCSTAMGYFISSVLVTISNSVSGHFGKEWLGRSDLNHTRLDLFYMLLCILNFINLLNYIFWARRY; the protein is encoded by the exons ATGATCTGGATTCAAGAAAACTTGGGCTGGAATTGGGGTTTTAAGATATCTGTGGTCACACTAAGTGTAGCACTCTGCATTTTCTCCATGGGGTTCCCCGTTTATAGATACAAACGCCCCGGCGGTAGTCCACTCATTAGAATTTTTAAG GTGTTGGCTTCGGCTATTGCAAACAGGAAAGCATCACTACCAGAGGCAGAGAATACCCAAATTTATGGTGAAAAGAGAAACCATGATAAGTTCAG GTTTCTAAACAAAGCATTAATGGGCGAGTCAGTCGCATCGACCGAGGTTGAGGAAACAAAGACATTCATAGGCCTCCTCCCTATATTTGCAAGCACCATTATGATGAACTGCTGCTTAGCTCAACTGATGACATTCTCAGTGCAACAAGGGAACATCATGAACAGATCACTTAACAGTTTCAAGATTCCCACTCAATCATTATCAGTATTCCCCTTATCCATCATGCTGACTTCTATACCTATATATGAATATTTTGTGCGCATGTTCAGATCAAAGAACAACCACCATCCTGGAATTCTGAACGTGTTCCAACCATTGAGGCGGATCGGACTGGGGTTAGCTCTCGCATCAGGGTCTATGGCTGCCGCTGCTGTAGTTGAAGCTAAGAGGCGTGAGGCAGCGAATGACGATGTCGTCTTGTCTGTTTTCTGGCTCGGGTGGCAGTACTTGCTGCTCGGCGTATCGGACATGTTGACACTCGGGGGAATGCTTGAATTTTTCTACTCGGAGGCTCCGGATACCATGCGAAGTATGAGCACTGCATTGTCTTGGTGCTCGACGGCAATGGGGTACTTCATCAGCTCGGTGTTGGTTACGATAAGCAACTCGGTGAGTGGACATTTCGGGAAAGAATGGCTGGGACGAAGTGATTTGAATCATACACGTTTGGATTTGTTCTACATGCTTCTTTGCATCCTTAACTTCATCAATTTATTGAACTACATATTTTGGGCTAGAAGGtactaa